A single genomic interval of Primulina huaijiensis isolate GDHJ02 chromosome 7, ASM1229523v2, whole genome shotgun sequence harbors:
- the LOC140981180 gene encoding FCS-Like Zinc finger 17-like, whose product MVGLSVILENFKEISAKKSPQVIVKGSVIKPPSNPSSPSIHSPLSGFSPWTKNTSTSGFLEYCFLCKQKLSPSKDLYMYKGDRAFCSVECRCRQIFMDEEESDDKAGGTKEYNCSLAAMKGPLQVPHQTSSPSSSRSGKGARIHWFT is encoded by the exons ATGGTGGGACTAAGCGTAATACTAGAAAACTTCAAGGAGATTTCTGCGAAGAAATCCCCTCAAGTCATCGTCAAAGGAAGCGTGATTAAACCACCCTCCAACCCTTCTTCCCCCTCTATCCATTCACCTCTTTCTGGATTTTCACCATGGACGAAAAACACGTCCACTTCTGGGTTTCTCGAGTACTGTTTCCTCTGCAAACAAAAACTCTCGCCATCCAAGGATCTTTACATGTACAA AGGGGACAGGGCATTCTGCAGCGTGGAGTGTAGGTGCAGGCAGATCTTCATGGATGAAGAAGAAAGTGATGACAAAGCCGGTGGTACCAAAGAGTACAACTGTTCGCTGGCTGCCATGAAAGGACCTCTGCAAGTCCCTCATCAAACTTCATCACCATCTTCTTCGCGCTCTGGGAAGGGAGCAAGAATACACTGGTTCAcatga